The DNA segment TGAAGCTCTTCGAGTCttgatttgataacttTGTACACTTCTTTGTTATTCCACTTTTCTTCTGGGACCTCCTTCCCAaggtattcaaatatatgcatcGGATGATCAGAAAGCCCGTTCCAATAACCAGAAACAAGGAGCTTTGGGAAATTAGAAGCGAATTCTGACTTagcaattctttcattaattaaaagCTCGTTGAAAAACATGCCATAATACCCCTCTTTTTCCGGTATCTCCAAACACATCAAACTATTCTCTTCCCACAATCGACTAGAGTAGTAGTATAGTTTGACAAAAACTGGCGATGGAAGTTTCAAATCAGGATAAAATTCTGCGGAATCGTATATAACTCGACAATATGTGTTACCATCAATAGCATCAAAGTTATCACTGGCGTCGTTTTCTTTTACCGAATCTAAGTTGCCTGAAAACCCAGGTCTATCCAATTTTCCCGAAGATCCAGATGGGTCTCTAGGTCGAacgttgaaaaatggatcCAGTTCTTTAATACTTTTTACGTCGGTGCTGCTGGCAACACTAAAAATTTCCATCAACCTGGCCTTTGTATCAGCTGCATCACCAACActtttataaaaaaatcCCGCTATAGCCGACCTTAAAGTGATGCCATTCTCCACAGTTTCTGGATTATTAATGACATAGTATTCTATAATCATTTCGCCATCCACTATTTCATACCTAAAGAATCCTGAGAATGTTTGGTGGTCTGAAATAAGAATCCTATCCGTTCCGCAGAGGAAAGCTTGGTAGATATATTTGCTTAGAACCAACGCAAATAATACTCTAGGCGACCACTCCCTATCTGGGAAGAAGTTCCCAATGGAATGCAGCCTCAATCTTCTTCGGTTCAGAATAGCtgtcttgaattcttcGAAGCCTTGCATCATTTTATAGACTCCTGTTTTGTAATCACCTATCCCGAAAACAATCTCGGGATATTGCGTATTTAAATCCGACTTAGTTAACATGTGAATGATATCAGGTTGTACCGCTCTTTTTCCATCTAATGGTGATTTTACAAACGATGGACTGCAAAAATGATTGGTTATATCACCAATATCACGATAAAGATGATCGATTGTTCGTGCTATTTCTCGATCAAAGTATTCTTGGATAGCTTGCTCCACATGCATTGCATCTCCCAGTGGGTAAGGATAAGCCGGTGCCAAAAGCggaattgaaatatttgactCTTCAAGAGCCTTATCAAGTGGAGCAAGATAGGTTTCCTTGAAATCATCACTACTCATCTCCCTAAATTCAGCAGTAATCAATGCACGACTAGTATACACAACAATAGGTATAGAAGGCATATTCCCTAGACCCACTGATGCATTACCCTTAGACACTAGTTTCTCTGCACGACGTTCTTGCCCATCTTCATTACCCCGAATCTTAAGCAAGTGAGTGTCCAAACAGACTCTCGTATTTTGTTCATTGTTATTGAGAACCCTAATAAATAGATCAAGATTCACCCTAATGCATCGATTCTCAGGGTCATCGTATGTGATAATATCACTATCTACCCCTGAAAAATACATATGTTATAGATATTCAATAAGGTGTTTATTGTTATCCCTATAATCTTTGATTGGGTTACCCTTCcttgaaattgattatgtAATTTTATAAACCATTACATAATTAAATGTCTTAACTAGTTGCGTCTTAACAAAGCTTCGTTTTGTGATACCGCACTGCAAAATCTTTGTAAAATACGACGTATAAAAGATTGTGTCACTTGGCACTGCTATAACGCAGCTTGTGTGGTATCGTCTTTTGGACTATCCCCTGCACTTGGAGATTGCGCGTGTTTTCCATAGTTAAGGGGCACACCCGTTTGGGTGCAATGTCGCGGTGCAATATCGTGGGTGCAATGTCGTAAATGTTTGTAAACtggaaaaaaaaagagaagGTAAGATTGTATTACGTTATCGAAGAATTTTAGTAAAGCACATAATTGCAGTCGTTTATGGTTATTCGCTCTGTTGaaagattttattatttgcgAGCTTCCACTAAAAAAATGCACTTGAGCTTTTCATATTGTAACCATTCGACGCCACAACACATCAACTTGAGACTCGACAGCCCGAATCAAGAATTAACGTGTGCAAACTTATATGATAGATAAGTAGTCAACGTCAATGCGAATGTAAATCAGCacttttaatttattgtcATTTGACACAAACCATAACTTGCAATCTGTTGTTTTTGATGTGTCGCACGCAACATTTTACAGGTTGCGCTATGTGGGATCGTCATGCTATCAATTAACCATGTAAAGTACAGTAGTCCCCTTAGAATTCATCATATCAAAATTGTTCATAAAATTTCTGTCTTTTTCCATAGTCCACATCAGCATTTTCCTGGTTATCAACTACGATCTTACTAAACTCGCGAATCTTGGTAATAAAAAAACTTCATCGTAGATGTTCGCATTTCAATAACCCCACAAAATGCAATTATTTCCTAGATGAAACTTGAAACaagtatttcttttatgctaactttaattaatttgcCATAAATTGAGGAGGTGCCacaagaaagaataatgatgttTTTGCTCGCATCAATATAATCACGATGAATAATAGCACTTTTTCTAATAGTATTAGGAGATATATTTTGGAAGGAGGCGGTGAAGACAAGGACATGgata comes from the Debaryomyces hansenii CBS767 chromosome B complete sequence genome and includes:
- a CDS encoding DEHA2B16742p (no similarity) is translated as MYFSGVDSDIITYDDPENRCIRVNLDLFIRVLNNNEQNTRVCLDTHLLKIRGNEDGQERRAEKLVSKGNASVGLGNMPSIPIVVYTSRALITAEFREMSSDDFKETYLAPLDKALEESNISIPLLAPAYPYPSGDAMHVEQAIQEYFDREIARTIDHLYRDIGDITNHFCSPSFVKSPLDGKRAVQPDIIHMLTKSDLNTQYPEIVFGIGDYKTGVYKMMQGFEEFKTAISNRRRLRSHSIGNFFPDREWSPRVLFALVLSKYIYQAFLCGTDRILISDHQTFSGFFRYEIVDGEMIIEYYVINNPETVENGITLRSAIAGFFYKSVGDAADTKARLMEIFSVASSTDVKSIKESDPFFNVRPRDPSGSSGKLDRPGFSGNLDSVKENDASDNFDAIDGNTYCRVIYDSAEFYPDLKLPSPVFVKLYYYSSRLWEENSLMCLEIPEKEGYYGMFFNELLINERIAKSEFASNFPKLLVSGYWNGLSDHPMHIFEYLGKEVPEEKWNNKEVYKVIKSRLEELHSIGISHNDIRLANIHVSVSGKISLIDFGLSDYTNNEEHKKNDFETLEYILRLNGSNESFKHANQVNVKSEAIPADRADKNDKYGNDSNSSSEEVFDEGSSGTFSTQITIEDIASKPSRR